Part of the Oncorhynchus nerka isolate Pitt River linkage group LG14, Oner_Uvic_2.0, whole genome shotgun sequence genome is shown below.
cacagacaggtaggtagagacAGGATACTTTCCTGACCACATGACCTGATGAATAAACACTCTGGCTCTTAGTTTAACTCAGGGCTCTAGTTAAAAGCTGTTTGAGGTTTTTCCTGGACATGTCACATGGAATACCCCTGGCTCTATTCATGGGGCAGTGCAAGGGAGAGGATATGAGACCCCATTTACACTCGGCAATAACATGCGTCTTGTATTATCTGGTTGCAATCATCTGATCACATGTCAGAGCATTTCCACATGGTATTGATTAATGGACTGAGTGCGGTTGGCCCACCTTGTATCTCTTCTTGCAGCCAGGCACAGGGCAGGCGAagggtttctcctctcctccgttcatACACATGGAGCTGAGGATAGACTCGGAGCTGATGGCACTCTCTGTGGTCCAGGACTCACCACTGTCTGACTCCTCATAGTCCACCTCCTCTTCATCATACTCACTGCCTGGAGGGGAGAAACACATAcagacacgtgcacacacacaccacccatcaCAATACGATTTGTCATAAAAACGTGCCTACTGCCGTCCATAAACAATTAGAGTAATACTCCTATTTCAGCAACTCCAGTACTCTGCTCTGATTCAAGCACAGTTAATGACTaaggctgagtcccaaatggtaccttattccctatatagtgcattcgttttgaccagggcccataaggcccatagtgcactataatagaCTGCCATTCGGGACGTATCCTATGACTGGCATGGGCATCCTAGCCTCAAGGGTTTTGGACCGGCTGATGTGCCGAGACAGATTCAGACTCAAGCCTTCCACATGTGTTCTGGCTGTAGGGTTCCCACAGGGTTCTACTGTTGCCTTATTACTGAGCCCAAGTTTGTGGAGAGACTGAAAAAAATGCTGTTTTGTGGGAAAGAATCTAGCCCGTTTCACAAGGTCCCAGGGTTAAGGCAATGCAAAATAAGATTTGGCTCCACAACCACAAGAACCAAAGAGACAAGGAGCAGCAACTAGGAGAGAAAAACCCAGCATATCTTACTAAGTGGCAACATGGGAAAGACACAAACAAAGAACACAAGTAAGCAAATACCATGGCAACTTAAAATGATGAGATTCTGATGAAATAAGCCCTGTACCTTCCCTGTGTATGACTATACCAACTGACTGTGAGAGTCAACCCTCTATGCTTCTCTAAGGACCCTGCTGTGAGACATTACAGCACCCATCTTCCCTGAATTACCTCCATGTCTTCTCCTGAAACTTAACAGGCATTTCCTGATCCAAACTCAAATATGGGACAAGGAAGTGACATCATCCATATTACATAAAGTACTGACGCCTGCCTCCTAGATGACGGTGCTGTCCTCTGTTGTCCCGGTAACCTACCTGTAGGAGTGCTGCTACGGAAGAAGGAGGAGGGTGTGACGGGAGGGGTGAGGTTCCCACTGCTGCGTCTGGGAGGAGTGGAGACGTCACTGCTACGAGGCAGACTGCCTGTCAGAGACTGAGACAGCTTGGGGTGCACCTTCCTCGTCAGCCTCTCAGGCTGCTCCCGACGCGCTGCCTCTGTCATAAACCTGGGCACGGgaggggccagagagagagggatgaggacacACAACCACACATCATATATGACCGACTCGGTTTGCGCGCCACAAGGCTGTGctagcctgctgagctaaagcctagctATTAGCTCAGGGAGTTAACATAAGTCGGATCTTAGGCAAGGTTAGTCTCATCATGCCAGCGTGGTTGTTCACAGAACCTCCTCCGTTACAAACTTATATCGCTGAAGTAACTGTGCAACAACATATGCTGAGTCTATCATTCATTGAAACCACTCCCACGTttaacagtaggcctatatctcTGACCAGACTTCATGTTTAACAGAAGGCCTATATCTCTGACCAGACTTCATGTttaacagtaggcctatatctcTGACCAGACTTCATGTTTAACAGAAGGCCTATATCTCTCATAAAACTTCATGTTTAACAGAAGGCCTATATCTCTGACCAAACTTCATGTTTAACAGAAGGCCAATATCTCTGACCAGACTTCATGTTTAACAGAAGGCCAATATCTCTGACCAAACTTCATGTTTAACAGAAGGCCTATATCTCTGACCAAACTTCATGTttaacagtaggcctatatctcTGACCAAACTTCATGTttaacagtaggcctatatctcTGACCAAACTTCATGTTTAACAGAAGGCCTATATCTCTGACCAAACTTCATGTttaacagtaggcctatatctcTGACCAAACTTCATGTttaacagtaggcctatatctcTGACCAAACTTAATATttaacagtaggcctatatctcTGACCAAACTTCATGTTTAACAGTAGGCCAATATCTCTGACCAAACTTCATGTTTAACAGAAGGCCTATATCTCTGACCAAACTTCATGTttaacagtaggcctatatctcTGACCAAACTTCATGTTTAACAGTAGGCCAATATCTCTGACCAAACTTAATATttaacagtaggcctatatctcTGACCAAACTAAATGTTTAACAGAAGGCCTATATCTCTAACCAAACTTCATGTTTAACAGAAGGCCTATATCTCTAACCAAACTTCATGTTTAACAGAAGGCCTATATATCTAACCAAACTTCATGTTTAACAGAAGgcctatacagtgccttgcgaaagtattcggcccccttgaactttgcgaccttttgccacatttcaagcttcaaacataaagatataaaactgtattttttttgtgaagaatcaacaacaagtgggacacaatcatgaagtggaacaacatttattggatatttcaaacttttttaacaaatcaaaaactgaaaaattgggcgtgcaaaattattcagcccccttaagttaatactttgtagcgccaccttttgctgcgattacagctgtaagtcgcttggggtatgtctatcagttttgcacatcgagagactgaaattttttcccattcctccttgcaaaacagctcgagctcagtgaggttggatggagagcatttgtgaacagcagttttcagttctttccacagattctcgattggattcaggtctggactttgacttggccattctaacacctggatatgtttgttttttaaccattccattgtagattttgctttatgttttggatcattgtcttgttggaagacaaatctccgtcccagtctcaggtcttttgcagactccatcaggttttcttccagaatggtcctgtatttggctccatccatcttcccatcaattttaaccatcttccctgtccctgctgaagaaaagcaggcccaaaccatgatgctgccaccaccatgtttgacagtggggatggtgtgttcagggtgatgagctgtgttgcttttacgccaaacataacgttttgcattgttgccaaaaagttcaattttggtttcatctgaccagagcaccttcttccacatgtttggtgtgtctcccaggtggcttgtggcaaactttaaatgacactttttatggatatctttaagaaatggctttcttcttgccactcttccataaaggccagatttgtgcaatatacgactgattgttgtcctatggacagagtgtcccacctcagctgtagatctctgcagttcatccagagtgatcatgggcctcttggctgcatctctgatcagtcttctccttgtatgagctgaaagtttataTCTCCGACCAAACTAAATGTTTAACAGTATGCCTATATATCTAACCAAACTTCATGTTTAACAGAAGGCCTATATCTCTGACCAAACTTCATGTTTAACAGAAGGCCTATATCTCTAACCAAACATGGTTACATTGTAAAGTATTCTGTAAACGTAAGTCATAAAAAGGAACTGTTCACACAGACACTGTTAAAGCAGAAGTGAAATGAACAGATGAAATGTGAAACCACATCAGATGTGTGTCtaaagacagggagacagacagcggTAGCCAGCCCCTTTATTACACAGTTACACTGCTGCCTCAGAGTGCCTCAGCCCTTTTAAACCGCTTTGATATGGTGATTGAATGGAGAACTGGGATGAGATTGAAATGTCATCTTGGTCTAGTAATGTAGGACCCAGGGCTATATAACATCCTATTACCCAACGCTAACACAATTAAACTGACTTATCCACCAGATGAGGCTGACTGCTGCTAGATGGAAGTTGCTAGTGGAactaagagacacacacacacggagcagATTCCCTTGGAAGCTGAAGTTCATGGCCCTATGAAACGACATCAGTTCACTGCTAAAAGCTtttcttcctccactgtcccggtCCCCTTACTGGGCTCCAACCAGAGGTATTCTGATCACAAACACACGTGGCCGCCCTTCTTGACAACGCACCAACCAGTTGTGCTATAGAAAAGGATCCTATTGGATAGCACCATTGGTGACATTTCAGGCTAGCTGTTGAGTGAGCTGAAGGCATGTTCTTACCTCTACTGTTGCATGGACTTAGACCTCAAACACAAACCTCCACACGGTCATACTGACATAAGTAACGGTTTCATCTATTTACTAATGACATTTGGTCATTCATGCCTTTTCTGGCCAGAGTTAGGAGAGTTTAAACTGAACCATAAGAATACCGTTCATTAGGGATTTCAGAACCATGATCCTTTGAGACATGGTTCAAGGTCTGATTGGTaacaaatacactgaacaaatagTATTCttcaggagtatttctgtctgtaataaagcccttttgtgggggaaaactcattctgattggctgggcctgggtccccattggctgggcctgggtccccattgggtgggtctggctcccaagtgggtgggcctacccATGGCTGGGCCTGGGTCCCCattgggtgggtctggctcccaagtgggtgggcctacccATGGCTGGGCCTGGGTCCCCattgggtgggtctggctcccaagtgggtgggcctacccATGGCTGGGCCTGGGTCCCCattgggtgggtctggctcccaagtgggtgggcctgggtcCCCATTGGGTGGGCCTGTGTCCCCattgggtgggtctggctcccaggTGGGTGGGcctacccatggctgcgcccctgcccagtcacgtaaaatccatagattagggcctaatttatttatttaaatggactgattttctttaatgaactgtaactcagcaaaatctttgaaattgttgtattcatatttttgttaagtataggttagggttaagtataggttagggttaagtataggttagggttaagtataGATTAGGGTTAAGTATAGATTAGGGTTAAGTATAGATTAGGGTTAAGTATAGGTTTTAGGTTAAgtataggttagggttaagtataggttagggttaagtataggttagggttaagtataggttagggttaggctagtAGCCTGCTCACCTGTTGATGTAGCTGAGGGCAACATAGGtgggctgctgctgctcctgcttctCCAACTGACGAGGATCTGTGTCTgacgagagagaggtggagagagaggtggagagagaggtggagagagaggtggagagagaaggggagagagaaggggagagagaggtggagagaaggggagagagaggtggagagagaggtggagagagaaggggagagagaggtggagagagagggggagagaggtggagagagaagggggagagagaggtggagagagaggtggagagaggttggggagagagaggtggagagagaaggggagagaaaggtggagagagaaggggagagagaaggggagagagaggggagagagagaggtggagagagagaggtggagagagaggttagcCTAATCATATAACAGCagatatgacacacacacaaagatgccACTGCACAGTCTTCCTAACAATTGCATTTGGTCAAGAGGGGCAGGAGTGGTTGTGTCACTCTCACCAAAACAACAGTAGCTAGGTAGTGTGATGATGTTTAACAAATGATGTCATGGGCGCTGTCTAGACTAGTCGTCGTCCTCAAGCTAAGCACCGCTGGAGATCGTCCACAAACCACCTCGTATCCAAACCCCTCTCTCACATCTCATCAACAAACTAGATAAATGAGCTTTTTATTAAAAACTCACAACAAAGAAGGCTGGTCTAATCTAGGCTATACAACGTATTTAATGAAGTCTTCCATGGCACTGGCTGGCACTGTGCTTTCTCATAAGTCTTCTGATCTGATTCTACTTTAACTACGCAGCCTCTTCCTTACTGCAGCCACCATATTGCCCAGAGTACCAGAcaacactccacacacactgtgCTTTCTCATAAGTCTTCTGATCTGATTCTACTTTAACTACGCAGACTCTTCCTTACTGCAGCCACCATATTGCCCAGAGTACCAGAcaacactccacacacactgtgCTTTCCCATGCTGTGCTCCAGACGCTTGGCTTGGCTCTGCAGTGCTGCCAAACAATGgacaacctccctctctccatcgctctctctctcccttcctccatctctccctccacacccTGAGGTGAACCAGGCCCAACTTCAAACAGCCTCTCCACTGCCATGCCATGTGGGAGTGGGGAGATGCCCCATAAAACCACCCAATGTCTGCCACTCACCagctgtgcctgcctgcctacctagtGCCTGCCTTGCCTCTGCCTAGTCTGGGCTATGGGAAAGTGCTGCCCCCCCGTGGCCAAGAAGAGAAACACTGGCAGCATGTGGCCCCAAGGGTCAAAGGttatatcccaaatggcactctattcagtatattgtacactacttttgaccagggcccatagggctcagcCTATaggccatttggaacacagacaAGCAACCACAGCCTTTAGGGGAAGGGCTCTTCAAAACTACAGGAGTGCCACTAGTGTGtgggcaggcttttgttccagccctgccCTAAACAACCCGATTCAGAGTGTATCAATATAATGACACTGCGTATGGTGTTCGCCTCGCTGGCATATCTAAATCAATAGATAAGCTAAGTGCAGTTTGAGGGTCTTTAGATCACATAGTCAAGCCTTTTCCATGTTCAAGTTAACAAGCAAAGCAAGTAgcaacgtggtgtgtgtgtgtgtaccaaaaCACACCCTGGTATCCGCCTGAGGTCACACTGACTTATTCTTATAAAGCAGAAGCACCCCGTGAACGTCTTCAAAGCTCTCCCACTGAGGTGTTGCCCCAGATTTACACAAGATCTGACCTGTGACCCCTCATAAAAAACACTTCTGCAGCTTTTCCGGAGAGCGTTCACTTTGGGTGGGTCCAACAGAGATCTGGGGGCCCAATGTTGTCCATGGACGACACTagctagatacacacacacggtGTACATGTTATCTGCACCAAAACACACCCTAGTACCTTCGCCCCATCTTCCCATCTGAGATCCTGCGGCCTGTGTGTGCAGAAtggtgaattattattatttatttttaattggacctttatttaactaggcacacaaacacacacacacacagtgttcacacacacacacggtgttcACACACACGTCAAAGCCGTGCTGGGGTAATGGCTGACAGATGCACCACCAGTCTCAGTAGGAAACCTTCTTCACTGCCATGATTCGCTCCGTCCTCTAATAAATCCTATAGGCTAGGCTATGGGTCTCTTAACGCTTGCCTTTATGTTCATTCAGAGTAGGCTAAAGTGTTAATcggacactcttatccagagtgacttacagacaGTACATTCAACTAGGCCTATGTTGTTTAGTAGGGAAAAACAAACACATATCCCAGTTACTCAAGTCGACTCTTCTACGACCCATATTCAGCTGCGGAGCCGTCACATTCAGCTGCGGAGCCGCCACATTCAGCTGCGGAGCCGTCACATTCAGCTGCGGAGCCGTCACATTCAGCTGCGGAGCCGTCACATTCAGCTGCGGAGCCGTCACATTCAGCTGCGGAGCCGCCACATTCAGCTGCGGAGCCGCCACATTCAGCTGCGGAGCCGTCACATTCAGCTGCGGAGCCGTCACATTCAGCTGCGGAGCCGTCACATTCAGCTGCGGAGCCGTCACATTCAGCTGCGGAGCCGTCACATTCAGCTGCGGAGCCGCCGCTGCCACATTCAGCTGCGGAGCCGTCACATTCAGCTGCGGAGCCGTCACATTCAGCTGCGGAGCCGTCACATTCAGATGCGGAGCCGTCACATTCAGCTGCGGAGCCGTCACATTCAGCTGTGGAACTGAAACCAAACATTGCACATCACTGTAGATGTGAAATGAGGCTGGCCATGCAGCCTGAAGCTGTAAATTAACACCACCTCTCCATTAAAAGAGAATAGAGATGATATTACCACTATACTACCACTCCCACTATTCTATCATTATTCAACAAAATGGccccggaagaaatggcagcagttttatggGCGGCCAACCAATTGTGCctttgtgtcccccccccccccccgagttatttgtaacttattttgtacataatgtttctgcaaccgtatcttacagcaaaaaagatcttctggatatcaggacagccatcactcacctcggattagacttaGAAGATTTTTTTCT
Proteins encoded:
- the jazf1b gene encoding juxtaposed with another zinc finger protein 1b, with the translated sequence MTGIAAASFFSNICRFGGCGLHFESLAELIVHIEDNHIDTDPRQLEKQEQQQPTYVALSYINRFMTEAARREQPERLTRKVHPKLSQSLTGSLPRSSDVSTPPRRSSGNLTPPVTPSSFFRSSTPTGSEYDEEEVDYEESDSGESWTTESAISSESILSSMCMNGGEEKPFACPVPGCKKRYKNVNGIKYHAKNGHRTQIHIRKPFKCRCGKSYKTSQGLRHHTISFHPPVSTHTHPPVSTHIHKMQQ